A stretch of Spirochaetota bacterium DNA encodes these proteins:
- a CDS encoding Smr/MutS family protein, with product MQELLFIQEYFISLLASDIAKNSFKKQSYFSNIDDLQYNINLSQETINYCQEYMSFNFLDIPDIRENIEFSIKDYILDTTDIFFTYQSLKQWYTITTLNILHKDYPILYNFIQEINFSTQLLSYWNKSFDSTGNISDSASSELKRIRSMKQTLRRKIEKILGSKLQNNEDLAEKRIAFREDRYVLPIKSVAKNRTDGIVHGFSSTGLITYIEPPEVISLNNELLSVDDLEHQEINRLLRQWSKIISENISDIIFIMNRSAELEILFAKYHFITKYNATLGSINTNKEISLINIYNPFLLIKKGKKNVVPISIELEPNKNGIIISGPNAGGKSAALKTLAICTDMFLKGLPIPAEVASLPLFSDLLIEIGDSQNLDDDLSTFSGHLYSIKKILKNCNSNTLVLIDEIAHATDPIEGEALACAIIDELIKKETFFAITTHYKQVKIKSFEHQYIKTYATGFDIKNLCPQFVLYPNTIGESYALNIATRIGLNPNIIQSAIKLLDQNKNDSEIILSNIEDYEKKLRQKEQLLTEQKNKLDIEQSHLQSQKALLLNQSTKIKEHGLAQVDKELNYCLRELSAIQKDIIKNPQQNAKKLKKVQELINQKKEDITNLYRKKKTSITIGEKVFVASLNKDAIVEDILDNFIVIRVGIIKISVKRSDIFETDSNINQNHYQTKKQYTNDISHQVDVHGLTVDEALPEIDRHLYSAMVSGLHEFTIIHGKGTGILQKAIHQYLKTISEVKEYYFAKPQDGGVGKTIVSFLN from the coding sequence GTGCAAGAGTTATTATTTATACAAGAATATTTTATTTCACTATTAGCGAGTGATATTGCTAAAAATTCATTCAAAAAACAATCTTATTTTTCTAACATTGATGATTTGCAATATAATATCAATTTGTCTCAAGAAACAATCAATTACTGTCAAGAATACATGTCTTTTAATTTTTTAGATATTCCTGATATTCGTGAAAATATTGAATTTAGTATAAAAGATTATATCCTAGATACCACAGATATTTTTTTTACTTATCAAAGTTTAAAACAATGGTACACTATAACTACATTGAATATTCTTCATAAAGACTATCCAATTCTTTATAATTTTATTCAAGAAATTAATTTCTCTACTCAGCTATTATCCTACTGGAACAAATCTTTTGATAGCACAGGCAATATATCAGATTCAGCATCATCAGAGCTCAAGCGTATAAGAAGCATGAAACAAACACTACGAAGAAAAATCGAAAAAATACTAGGATCAAAACTTCAAAATAATGAAGATCTTGCAGAAAAACGGATAGCCTTTAGAGAGGATCGCTATGTATTACCTATCAAAAGTGTTGCTAAGAATCGTACAGATGGTATTGTTCACGGATTTTCCTCTACAGGCTTAATTACTTATATAGAACCACCTGAAGTCATCTCTCTAAACAACGAACTTCTTTCTGTTGATGATTTGGAACACCAAGAAATCAATCGTCTTCTTCGTCAATGGAGTAAAATTATATCAGAAAACATATCAGATATAATTTTTATTATGAATAGATCTGCAGAATTAGAAATATTATTTGCTAAGTATCATTTTATTACAAAATACAATGCAACTCTTGGAAGTATCAATACAAATAAAGAAATTTCTTTAATTAATATTTATAATCCTTTTCTTCTAATTAAAAAAGGTAAAAAGAATGTAGTACCTATTTCTATAGAATTAGAGCCAAATAAAAACGGTATCATCATTTCTGGTCCAAATGCTGGTGGTAAAAGTGCCGCCTTAAAAACACTGGCTATTTGTACAGATATGTTCCTCAAAGGTCTTCCTATTCCAGCTGAAGTAGCTTCTTTACCATTATTTTCAGACCTTCTTATAGAAATAGGTGATTCTCAAAATTTAGATGATGATTTATCTACCTTTTCAGGACATCTGTATAGTATTAAAAAAATATTGAAAAATTGTAATTCTAATACTTTAGTACTTATAGATGAAATAGCACATGCTACAGATCCTATTGAAGGAGAGGCTTTAGCATGTGCTATTATTGATGAATTAATCAAAAAAGAAACTTTTTTTGCTATCACTACTCACTACAAACAAGTTAAAATCAAAAGTTTTGAACATCAATATATCAAAACATACGCAACAGGATTTGATATCAAAAATCTTTGTCCTCAATTCGTTCTTTATCCAAATACCATTGGAGAAAGTTATGCGTTGAATATTGCAACTAGAATAGGATTAAATCCTAATATTATTCAATCTGCTATAAAATTATTAGATCAAAATAAAAACGATTCTGAAATAATACTATCTAATATTGAAGATTATGAAAAAAAATTAAGACAAAAAGAACAACTATTGACAGAGCAAAAAAATAAATTAGATATTGAACAAAGTCATTTACAAAGTCAAAAAGCTCTTCTTTTGAACCAGTCTACGAAAATCAAAGAACATGGACTAGCTCAAGTCGACAAAGAATTAAATTATTGTCTTAGAGAATTAAGTGCTATTCAAAAAGATATTATCAAAAATCCTCAACAAAATGCAAAAAAATTGAAAAAAGTACAAGAGTTAATTAATCAAAAAAAAGAAGATATAACAAATCTTTATCGTAAAAAAAAGACTTCCATTACTATAGGTGAAAAAGTATTCGTGGCTTCTCTTAATAAAGATGCTATTGTTGAAGATATTTTAGATAATTTTATTGTAATAAGAGTTGGTATTATTAAAATATCTGTAAAAAGATCCGATATATTTGAAACTGATTCAAATATTAATCAAAATCACTATCAAACAAAAAAACAATACACTAATGATATATCTCATCAAGTAGATGTTCATGGATTGACTGTTGATGAAGCTCTACCTGAAATAGACAGACATTTATATAGTGCTATGGTTTCTGGACTTCATGAATTTACTATCATTCACGGTAAAGGAACTGGGATTTTACAAAAAGCTATACACCAATATTTAAAAACTATATCAGAGGTAAAAGAATATTACTTTGCTAAACCCCAAGATGGAGGTGTAGGTAAAACTATTGTATCTTTTCTTAATTAA
- a CDS encoding L-serine ammonia-lyase, iron-sulfur-dependent, subunit alpha has product MYSLKELYRNGLGPSSSHTIGPFRAGNIFREKNPEAASFRITLQGSLAATGRGHFTDKALERAFGTYPIEIIWRDDIWPEQHPNGMILEALDHNIQIIETWNVFSVGGGALVDAGQDINTGVHCYPHHYLSDIISYCIQNDLTLPEYVTKFDSEDIWNYLEDMRLIMMRSITKGLETTDKYIPIPLKYSYKSPEVYKKSMQEVNPIIRENGLVSAYALAVSEQNASMGEVVTAPTCGACGVLPAVLRYLQETYNKTDQEICNALAVAGILGLIAKHNASISGAEAGCQAEVGVACSMAAGAAAYLLGYDIHHIENAAEVAMEHHLGMTCDPLGGYVLIPCIERNAAAAVRSLQSAYYVYFTGSDHLISYDEVIHTMMETGKDMKEAYRETSTGGLAKYYNRKLQEQSAFTNIKSCTCREKGT; this is encoded by the coding sequence GTGTATTCATTAAAAGAATTATACCGTAATGGATTAGGGCCGTCAAGCTCCCATACTATAGGTCCTTTTCGTGCAGGAAATATTTTTAGAGAAAAAAATCCAGAAGCAGCTAGTTTTCGTATTACATTACAAGGAAGTCTTGCAGCAACAGGAAGAGGTCATTTTACAGATAAAGCATTGGAGCGTGCTTTCGGTACTTATCCTATAGAAATTATTTGGAGAGATGATATTTGGCCTGAACAACATCCTAATGGAATGATCTTAGAAGCTTTGGATCATAATATTCAAATTATTGAAACTTGGAATGTTTTTTCTGTAGGTGGTGGCGCACTAGTAGATGCTGGACAAGATATTAATACAGGTGTTCATTGTTACCCTCACCATTATTTATCTGATATTATAAGTTATTGTATTCAAAATGATTTGACATTACCAGAATATGTAACTAAATTTGATTCAGAAGATATTTGGAATTACCTCGAAGATATGCGTTTAATTATGATGAGATCTATTACTAAAGGATTGGAAACTACTGACAAATATATTCCTATCCCTCTTAAATATAGTTACAAATCTCCAGAAGTATACAAAAAATCAATGCAAGAAGTAAACCCTATTATTAGAGAAAATGGATTGGTTTCGGCTTACGCTCTGGCTGTATCCGAACAAAATGCCTCTATGGGAGAAGTTGTTACAGCCCCAACTTGTGGTGCTTGTGGTGTTCTACCTGCTGTACTTCGTTATTTACAAGAAACTTACAATAAAACAGATCAAGAAATTTGTAATGCTCTTGCCGTGGCTGGTATTTTAGGATTAATAGCAAAACATAATGCTTCTATTTCTGGTGCTGAAGCTGGTTGTCAAGCTGAAGTTGGTGTAGCTTGTTCTATGGCAGCTGGTGCTGCTGCGTATTTATTAGGGTATGATATACATCATATTGAAAATGCAGCGGAAGTAGCCATGGAACATCACCTCGGAATGACATGTGATCCTTTAGGTGGTTATGTTTTAATCCCTTGTATAGAACGAAATGCTGCTGCTGCAGTTCGCTCTTTACAATCTGCCTATTATGTGTATTTTACAGGATCTGATCATCTTATTTCTTACGATGAAGTGATCCACACGATGATGGAAACCGGCAAAGATATGAAAGAAGCCTACAGAGAAACCTCTACGGGTGGGTTAGCTAAATATTATAACAGAAAATTACAAGAACAAAGTGCTTTTACAAATATAAAGTCTTGTACTTGCCGAGAAAAAGGTACATAA
- a CDS encoding methyltransferase domain-containing protein: MSLDKKPIQAGELIYLAHEKISFMIPFTPNGNLSTNKGEIKFGENQYWGDTIKNHTDTEEFTILHPTISDRLMKVKRATTISYPKDIGAVIMETDIFSGANILEIGTGSAGFAIAISSIVGATGKIYSFERRPEHQKIAIKNFEKLARFQNAEFILKDDVHETGFGLDLKMDTIYLDVPEPGGLLWAAKEVLTPGGNIAIIIPCVEQLADVVRELPKHGFTRIRAKEIFERGIRPTPGRTRPYDRMVAHTVYLLFASSSNQQSSI; the protein is encoded by the coding sequence ATGTCTCTCGATAAAAAACCTATACAAGCTGGTGAACTTATTTATTTGGCTCATGAAAAAATATCTTTTATGATTCCTTTCACTCCTAATGGAAATCTTTCAACAAACAAAGGAGAGATTAAATTTGGAGAGAATCAATATTGGGGTGATACGATTAAAAATCACACCGATACAGAAGAATTTACTATACTTCATCCAACAATATCCGATAGATTAATGAAAGTCAAACGAGCCACTACTATTTCTTATCCAAAAGATATCGGTGCTGTCATTATGGAAACAGACATCTTTTCTGGTGCTAATATTTTAGAAATTGGCACTGGATCTGCTGGATTTGCTATTGCTATCTCTAGTATCGTAGGTGCAACTGGTAAAATATATAGCTTTGAGCGTAGACCTGAGCATCAAAAAATTGCTATTAAAAATTTTGAAAAATTAGCTCGTTTTCAAAATGCTGAATTTATTTTGAAAGATGATGTTCATGAAACAGGATTTGGATTAGATCTAAAAATGGATACTATCTATCTTGATGTACCTGAGCCAGGTGGTTTGTTATGGGCAGCCAAAGAGGTGCTTACCCCTGGTGGAAATATTGCTATTATTATTCCTTGTGTAGAACAATTAGCTGATGTTGTCAGAGAATTACCCAAACATGGATTTACTAGAATTCGAGCTAAAGAAATATTTGAGCGTGGTATACGCCCTACTCCTGGTCGTACCCGTCCTTACGATAGAATGGTTGCTCATACCGTGTACTTATTATTTGCAAGTTCTAGCAATCAACAAAGTAGTATCTAA
- the xseA gene encoding exodeoxyribonuclease VII large subunit has translation MKGLEKSALSVSAVAFFISGLIKDQLGPVLVKGEISNLQLRQHSAYIRFSLKDDKAKIDCLTHNSSNAAKLLSHLQDGDEVIIFAQPSYYTKYGQISFFTDEMMKLGEGVFHSTLEKLRQKLYEEGLFEESRKNPLPKYPEHIGVVTSADGAVLQDILRVAQDRYPFVQISIFPSIVQGTDAPQSLYDSLSLALKNNLDAIIIGRGGGSSEDLNAFNNEQLIRLVAQANTPIIAAVGHEVDTTLIDYVADFSAPTPTGAAMILLPDKNELLQELSQIKQQFSSGLNYLIKEKYLEINYLKNQLVTTYQKYIDTEKQALILLSLKLQENNVQRILNKGFAAITSTDSSLQSGNTITIKTKNKIIYATINSIEQIEE, from the coding sequence ATGAAAGGTTTAGAAAAATCGGCACTCTCTGTGAGTGCCGTTGCTTTTTTTATTTCAGGCTTAATCAAAGATCAACTTGGGCCTGTCTTAGTTAAAGGCGAAATATCCAATCTCCAACTAAGGCAACATTCTGCTTACATTCGATTTTCATTAAAAGATGACAAAGCCAAAATAGATTGTCTTACGCATAATTCTAGTAATGCTGCAAAACTACTATCCCATCTTCAAGATGGTGATGAAGTTATTATTTTTGCTCAACCTAGTTATTATACTAAATATGGACAAATTAGCTTTTTCACAGATGAAATGATGAAGCTTGGAGAAGGGGTCTTTCATTCTACTTTAGAAAAACTTCGTCAAAAACTTTACGAAGAAGGGCTGTTTGAAGAATCCAGGAAAAATCCACTTCCTAAATATCCTGAACATATAGGGGTTGTTACTTCTGCCGATGGTGCTGTATTACAAGATATTTTACGCGTCGCACAAGATAGATATCCCTTCGTTCAAATATCTATTTTCCCCTCTATTGTTCAAGGAACTGATGCACCTCAATCACTCTATGATTCTTTATCCCTCGCCTTAAAAAATAATTTGGATGCTATCATTATAGGGCGTGGTGGTGGGAGTAGTGAAGATCTCAATGCCTTCAATAACGAGCAATTAATAAGACTTGTAGCACAAGCTAATACTCCTATTATTGCAGCTGTAGGACATGAGGTAGATACAACGCTCATCGATTATGTTGCCGATTTTTCAGCTCCAACACCTACTGGTGCTGCGATGATACTTCTTCCTGATAAAAATGAATTATTACAAGAATTATCTCAAATTAAACAACAATTTTCTTCAGGATTAAATTATCTAATCAAAGAAAAATACTTAGAAATAAATTATCTTAAAAATCAACTGGTTACTACTTATCAGAAATATATTGATACAGAAAAACAAGCCTTGATTCTTTTATCACTAAAATTACAAGAAAATAATGTTCAAAGAATACTAAATAAAGGATTTGCCGCTATTACAAGCACAGATTCTTCTCTTCAATCAGGTAATACTATTACCATAAAGACAAAAAATAAAATTATCTATGCTACTATTAATAGTATAGAACAAATAGAGGAATAA
- a CDS encoding methyl-accepting chemotaxis protein has product MDNTEYSEIKSLSIIERRALKNSISIKMHLFLFFILTPITIAQEIFIVPYIIDIDNINTPILQIIQTYFNQHYITHTYLIFIVLSHIGLFIFLFPYYKYLKTGQNIENIKKKIINPLPSILYFLILPNISNSINLILDYAHISSIPIDSLIHLFLFKIIWQVFSFILIILFFFSINKSLRNTLGLYTFPQHQRVLFAISKDFIFLILQLLGFILIILEIFNLLDHGIKNKISEAYIDFVLLWGISTLSICILYANVLLFCQQNINNNIKQFIYKDVKKLVNNGNLSIKSTYYEQNDLGSFISEYNQFIDHLKNDIMQINSSTTVLHKENNILGQNTSELIAALTQQEINVTQMNMATNYTGSTVQYLLAEVGKQSKVLENEQENLNNLIEGSNNIRETFTLITAENQLGQLSNNKAISAVEDSLEKSKLMNTHIINIHQKIKTAGIEISAIDDVLSIIKNISEQTNLLSMSAAIEAAHGDSSRKGFFLVAEEIRKLAHMSQESVNKIALRLSNITEYINDAYYISKENMYLSSSSIKIGEQLRTSITQVSTTSTDLFEISQQADPITINQNESIIQYQNVIKDMKNFLQHLTKELREESASTVLMSLNFNSMIKNFKQGRSSLYHIETGVEKLSVIENYLKSILQEFTLENTLVNKKNEYNNE; this is encoded by the coding sequence ATGGATAATACTGAGTACAGTGAAATCAAATCTTTATCTATAATAGAGCGTAGAGCTCTAAAAAATAGTATCTCTATCAAAATGCATCTATTTTTATTCTTTATACTGACTCCTATTACTATTGCACAAGAAATATTTATTGTACCCTATATTATTGATATAGATAATATAAATACTCCTATTTTACAAATTATTCAAACATATTTCAATCAACATTATATCACTCATACTTATTTAATTTTTATAGTCCTATCTCATATAGGACTATTTATCTTTTTATTTCCATATTATAAATATCTCAAAACAGGTCAAAATATTGAAAATATCAAAAAAAAGATTATCAATCCTTTACCATCAATATTGTATTTTTTAATACTCCCAAATATCAGTAACAGTATCAATTTAATTTTAGATTATGCACATATCTCTTCTATACCTATAGATAGTTTAATTCATTTATTTTTATTCAAAATCATATGGCAAGTATTCTCTTTTATACTAATAATTTTATTTTTTTTCAGCATCAACAAATCTTTACGAAATACCTTAGGGCTTTATACATTCCCACAACATCAAAGAGTGCTATTTGCTATTTCTAAAGATTTTATTTTTCTTATCCTTCAACTTCTAGGTTTTATCTTAATTATTCTTGAAATATTTAATCTTTTAGATCATGGAATTAAGAATAAGATCTCAGAAGCTTACATTGACTTTGTACTGTTATGGGGGATTTCTACCTTATCTATCTGTATCCTATATGCTAATGTATTACTTTTTTGTCAACAAAATATTAATAATAATATTAAACAGTTTATTTATAAAGATGTTAAAAAATTAGTAAATAATGGTAATTTAAGTATTAAAAGTACCTATTATGAACAAAATGATTTAGGATCATTTATTTCTGAATACAATCAATTTATTGACCATTTGAAAAATGATATTATGCAAATTAATTCTTCTACTACCGTATTACACAAAGAAAATAACATATTAGGACAAAACACTTCTGAATTAATAGCAGCATTAACACAACAAGAAATAAATGTTACTCAAATGAATATGGCTACTAACTACACAGGATCTACCGTACAATATCTTCTTGCAGAAGTTGGCAAACAATCTAAAGTTTTAGAAAATGAACAAGAAAATTTAAATAATCTGATAGAAGGATCGAACAATATTAGAGAAACATTTACTTTAATTACAGCTGAAAATCAACTCGGTCAACTGTCTAATAATAAAGCGATCTCTGCTGTAGAAGATTCCTTAGAAAAAAGTAAATTAATGAATACTCATATTATTAATATTCATCAAAAAATTAAAACTGCTGGTATAGAAATATCTGCTATTGATGATGTATTAAGTATTATTAAAAATATTTCCGAACAAACTAATTTACTATCTATGAGTGCTGCGATTGAAGCTGCTCATGGAGATTCTTCAAGAAAAGGATTTTTTTTAGTTGCAGAAGAAATTAGAAAATTAGCTCATATGTCCCAAGAATCTGTTAATAAAATTGCTTTAAGACTTTCTAATATTACAGAATATATTAATGATGCTTATTATATTTCTAAAGAAAATATGTATTTATCTAGCTCTAGTATTAAAATAGGAGAGCAATTAAGAACTTCCATAACTCAAGTTTCTACAACATCTACTGATTTATTTGAAATTTCTCAACAAGCTGATCCTATTACAATTAATCAAAATGAATCAATTATTCAATATCAAAATGTTATAAAAGATATGAAAAATTTCCTTCAGCATCTAACAAAAGAACTTCGTGAAGAAAGTGCTAGTACTGTGCTCATGTCCCTTAATTTTAATTCTATGATTAAAAATTTCAAACAAGGTCGATCTTCTTTGTATCATATTGAAACTGGTGTTGAAAAATTAAGTGTTATTGAAAATTATTTAAAATCAATTCTTCAAGAATTTACATTAGAAAACACTCTTGTAAATAAAAAAAATGAGTATAATAATGAATAA
- a CDS encoding HAD-IIB family hydrolase: protein MKQKLLACDIDGTLVHNHKQFISKEDLDAIKKFREAGNLFTLCTGRTLVWTLPLIEQFEVQTDGLILCNGSMIYKTNPNSLLNIVEIENSSISNKIGLEILEYFYHLKNYTIYWDDGTMTYEIADRLLSKISTIIQENHSIHINITEALTQTTNFVTIGATPMSCILEEAEQTKKTILEKWGDHVTAFRNQYFIDIAPKDASKGNGIIKFQSHLPHDIEIYSVGDSFNDLPMFETVGKSNAFLMANGESSLTKYASHTVKSVAECIDVILSL from the coding sequence ATGAAACAGAAATTACTTGCTTGTGATATTGATGGGACTTTAGTACACAATCACAAACAATTTATTAGTAAAGAAGATTTAGATGCTATCAAAAAATTTAGAGAAGCTGGTAATTTATTTACATTATGTACTGGTCGTACTTTAGTATGGACACTACCTTTAATAGAACAATTTGAAGTACAAACAGATGGACTAATTTTGTGTAATGGTTCTATGATTTACAAAACAAATCCTAACTCCTTATTAAATATTGTCGAAATTGAAAATAGTAGTATTTCTAACAAAATAGGATTAGAAATACTAGAATATTTTTATCATTTAAAAAATTATACTATCTATTGGGATGATGGCACAATGACCTATGAAATAGCAGATCGATTATTATCAAAAATATCTACGATTATTCAAGAAAATCACTCTATTCATATAAATATCACAGAGGCCTTAACACAAACTACTAATTTTGTAACTATAGGAGCTACACCTATGTCTTGTATTTTGGAAGAAGCAGAACAAACAAAAAAAACTATTTTAGAAAAATGGGGTGACCATGTAACAGCTTTTAGAAATCAATATTTTATCGATATCGCACCCAAAGATGCTTCGAAAGGTAATGGAATTATAAAATTTCAATCTCATTTACCTCACGATATAGAAATTTACAGTGTAGGCGACTCTTTTAATGATTTACCTATGTTTGAAACAGTTGGAAAATCCAATGCTTTTCTTATGGCAAATGGAGAATCATCTCTAACAAAATATGCTTCTCACACGGTTAAAAGTGTTGCAGAATGTATTGATGTTATTTTATCACTATAA
- a CDS encoding ROK family protein, translated as MNFLGIDLGGTSVKYSLIDIDGNMSVEGTFPTVSKDADELLQKLIKIAEQYKTKYNIQGIGIACPGIIHPYEGRALWANMNMPKGWHEVVIKKTLESILKIPVVVDNDVNCAALGEKWLGAGQDYHTFICIAMGTGIGSGIVINDKLYYGAGFQAGEIGYIRANRGSTVFWEKNASTLALVKRIKDTIRISRSYAEEEIIQIDGKWIFDKYHSDQQIAFVVDDWADILAGGIADAVSILNPQAVILGGGVSAQEQKLLDLIVPRVSSYLPKGFMIEIVIAKTGNNAAQLGIIKRLLDEYINK; from the coding sequence ATGAATTTTTTAGGAATAGATTTAGGTGGAACTAGTGTAAAATATTCGTTAATTGATATTGATGGAAATATGTCTGTTGAAGGAACATTCCCAACTGTTTCAAAAGATGCTGATGAGCTATTACAAAAATTAATAAAAATAGCAGAACAATACAAAACAAAATATAACATTCAAGGGATAGGTATTGCCTGTCCTGGAATTATTCATCCTTATGAAGGACGAGCTTTGTGGGCTAATATGAATATGCCTAAAGGTTGGCACGAAGTAGTTATAAAAAAAACTTTAGAAAGTATTTTGAAAATTCCTGTAGTCGTTGATAATGATGTTAATTGTGCAGCCTTGGGTGAAAAATGGCTAGGAGCAGGTCAAGATTATCATACTTTTATTTGTATTGCTATGGGTACAGGAATAGGCTCAGGAATAGTTATCAATGACAAATTATATTATGGAGCAGGTTTTCAAGCGGGTGAGATTGGTTATATTAGAGCTAATAGAGGATCAACTGTATTTTGGGAAAAGAATGCATCAACATTAGCTTTGGTAAAACGTATAAAAGATACAATAAGGATCTCTAGATCTTATGCCGAGGAAGAAATCATACAAATAGATGGAAAATGGATTTTTGACAAATATCATAGTGATCAACAAATTGCTTTTGTTGTAGATGATTGGGCTGACATCTTGGCTGGTGGTATAGCAGATGCTGTAAGTATTTTAAATCCTCAGGCAGTTATTTTAGGTGGTGGAGTATCGGCTCAAGAACAAAAGTTACTAGATTTAATTGTTCCGAGGGTGTCTTCTTATTTGCCTAAAGGTTTTATGATAGAGATTGTAATTGCCAAAACAGGTAACAATGCAGCTCAATTAGGTATCATCAAACGGCTATTAGATGAATATATTAATAAATAA
- a CDS encoding NTP transferase domain-containing protein, with amino-acid sequence MIHMNEILGIILAGGQGTRLEPLTNFRSKPAVPFGGRYRIIDFPITNCINSGVGKIFVLTQFHSASLNQHITQTYKFDFFHDSFVDIIASEASKDLKNTGFSQGTADAVRKGLHHLKSIRNANHALILAGDQLYRMDFQELRHVHSEYNADLTLGVVAVPRSAANSFGIVKVNNQNQIIDFWEKPGDTILDDDWYIPEKLQKKYNLTKDFVFASMSIYLIKLLLLDEILQKKHEMMDFGKEIIPYIIKNHQVKFVVHTGYWEDIGTLDNFHKANLDLTFETNGFDLYDPRWPNLTRPSLLPPTSLKKCNITESIIGEGSRLEKCSIKNCVIGQRAIIGSNSQIENTVIMGADWIETQEDRNENIKQQIPNIGIGDNCTINNAIIDKNSRIGNNVTLLNTKKINNIHNDNYVIRDNIIVIPAKAIIPDNFAL; translated from the coding sequence ATGATTCATATGAATGAAATTTTAGGCATTATTTTAGCAGGTGGTCAAGGAACTCGTTTAGAACCATTAACAAATTTTAGATCCAAACCAGCAGTCCCATTTGGAGGAAGATATAGAATTATTGATTTTCCTATCACTAATTGTATCAATTCTGGTGTCGGTAAAATATTTGTGTTAACTCAATTTCATTCTGCATCATTAAATCAACATATTACCCAAACATACAAATTTGATTTTTTTCATGATTCTTTTGTAGATATTATAGCAAGTGAAGCATCAAAAGATCTTAAAAATACTGGATTTTCACAAGGTACTGCTGATGCCGTAAGAAAAGGCTTACATCATTTAAAAAGTATTAGAAACGCTAATCATGCTCTTATTTTAGCTGGGGATCAGTTGTATAGGATGGATTTTCAAGAATTACGTCACGTTCATTCTGAATACAATGCTGACCTCACCCTAGGGGTTGTAGCTGTTCCCAGATCTGCTGCAAATTCTTTTGGTATTGTAAAAGTTAATAATCAAAATCAGATAATTGATTTTTGGGAAAAACCTGGCGATACTATTTTAGATGATGATTGGTATATTCCAGAAAAATTGCAAAAAAAATATAATCTTACCAAAGATTTTGTCTTTGCTTCAATGAGTATATACTTAATAAAATTACTTCTATTAGATGAAATATTACAAAAAAAACATGAAATGATGGATTTTGGAAAAGAAATCATACCTTATATTATCAAAAATCATCAGGTTAAATTTGTAGTTCATACAGGATATTGGGAAGATATTGGAACATTAGATAATTTTCACAAAGCAAATCTAGATCTTACTTTTGAAACTAATGGATTTGATCTTTATGATCCTCGTTGGCCAAATCTCACACGCCCTAGCTTACTTCCTCCAACATCTCTAAAAAAATGTAATATTACAGAATCAATTATTGGAGAGGGGTCTCGTTTGGAAAAATGTTCTATCAAAAATTGTGTGATTGGTCAAAGAGCTATTATTGGGTCAAATTCTCAAATAGAAAATACAGTGATTATGGGTGCAGATTGGATAGAAACACAAGAAGATAGAAACGAAAATATAAAACAGCAAATTCCTAATATTGGCATTGGTGATAATTGTACTATTAATAATGCTATTATTGATAAAAATTCCCGTATTGGTAATAATGTTACTTTATTAAACACAAAAAAGATAAACAATATTCATAATGATAATTATGTTATTCGAGATAATATTATTGTGATTCCAGCCAAAGCTATCATTCCAGATAATTTTGCCCTTTAA
- the rpmE gene encoding 50S ribosomal protein L31: MKKGIHPELKDTTVTCSCGETFQIKTVNDKMTVEVCSKCHPFYTGSNRNTERGGMVERFKNRYTAQK, from the coding sequence ATGAAAAAAGGGATTCACCCCGAACTCAAAGACACTACTGTAACATGCAGTTGTGGCGAAACTTTTCAAATCAAAACTGTTAATGATAAAATGACTGTTGAAGTATGTTCAAAATGCCATCCTTTTTATACAGGAAGTAATCGTAATACAGAACGTGGTGGAATGGTTGAACGTTTCAAAAATCGTTATACAGCTCAAAAGTAA